A window of Clostridium novyi genomic DNA:
AATTTTATATAGAAGATGAAAAAGTAAAAACGTATACTAATAATAATGGTGGGATTTTAGGTGGAATTACAAATGGTATGCCTTTAATATTTAGAGCTGCTTTTAAGCCAACACCATCAATTGCCAAAGAACAAAGAACAGTAAATATTTTAAATAAAGAAAATACAACTATAAAAATACAAGGAAGACATGATCCGTGTATAGTTCAAAGGGCTATTCCTGTAGTTGAAGCTATTACAGCTATGGGAATATTAGAATTAATTAATATATAGGAGTGTATTTCATGGATGATTTAAAAGAATTAAGAAAAGAAATAGATTTAATAGATAATAAGTTAATTTCTTTATTTCAAAAGAGGATGGAAGCGGTTTTAAAGGTTGCGGAATATAAAAAAAATAATAATTTACCTATATTAAATACAAGTAGAGAACAAGAAGTTATAGATAAAAATATTAAATTAGTATGTAATGATAATTTTAAAAAACCAGTGGAAGATTTTTTAAGGAATATTATGAGTATAAGCAAAGAACTTCAAGCTAAAAAAATGTCAGAATAGAGGTTTGATAATGTGAAGGGATTATATGGATTATTAGGTGAGAAGTTAGTTCATAGTTTTTCACCACAGATACATTCGTTAATATTTAAGGAATTAAAAATTAATGGATATTATCATTTATTTGAAGTACATAAAGAAGATATAGAACATATAGTATCAGGATTTAAGATCTTTAAAGTACAAGGAGTAAATGTAACTATACCCTATAAAGTTATAGTAATGAATTATATAGACGATATATCTTTTGAAGCTAAAAATATAGGAGCAATAAATACTATTTGTTTTGAAAATGGAAAAACAAAAGGATATAATACCGATTATTATGGTTTTGGAATGATGTTAGAGAAATTCAATATAGATGTAGAAGGTAAAAATATTGTTATATTAGGAACTGGAGGAGCTTCTAAGGCTGTTAATCAATATCTTTTAGATAATAAAGTTAATAATATAACATTTGTAACTAGAGATTTAGATAATAAAAGAAAAGAACTAAAAGAGTATAATTTAATTTCTTATTCTGATATAAAAAATTTAAAAAATCAAGATATTGTTATAAATTGTACTCCCTGTGGAATGTACCCAGACATAGAAAAATCACCATTAAATGAAGAACAAGTTTCTAAATTTAAAATAGTTGTTGACTTAATATATAATCCACAGGAGACCTTAATTATGAAATATGCAAAAAATCAAGGTATAAAAGTCATAAATGGATTGTATATGTTAGTGGGGCAAGCAGTTAAATCACAAGAATTGTGGAATAGTTTAAAAATAAAAAAAGAGCTTGTGGATAAAATTTATGAAAATATGAAAATCTTACTTTAGAAATGGAGTAATGGTATGAAGTTATTAGAAACAAATATAGTTTTAATAGGTATGCCAGGATGCGGAAAAACTACAATAGGTAAGAAACTTTCTGAAAAAATAGGAGTTAAATTTTGTGATGTAGATGAGTATATAGTTAATTATACAAAAAAATCTATTGGTGAACTATTTCTAAAGGGAGAGGATTATTTTAGAAGAATTGAGAGGGAAGCTATAAAAGAATTATCTAAAGAATATCCTCAGATAATAGCCACAGGTGGAGGAGTTGTAAAAGATTCTAGAAATATTAATGAATTAAAAAAAAATGGAACAATTATTTTTATAAATAGACCTTTAGAAAATATATTATCAGATATAAATATAAAGGAAAGACCATTATTAAAAGAAAAACCTGAAAAATTATATGATATTTATAAAGAAAGATATAAGTTATATAAAGGTTATTGCAATAAAGAGATTATAAATAAAAATTTATATAATTGTATAGATGATATATGCAATTATATAAAAATTTAAAATTAAAAAATATAATAAAAAGTTTAAAATAATGCAAGATATATATTTTATATGTCTTGCATTATTTTTATATAACATTCTATTTTACAGGAGTAAATGTTGCACAGTCTGTTTCGTGAGAAGTGCAGGCATCGAAGTTACAATTACATTTAATTTCAATTTCTTTAGCAGTACAACAATTATCTTTAGCATGATGTTTACAGTTAGTAACAGCACATTTAACACCAGAAATATGGTTATGATTATGATTGTTATTCATAGAAAAGCCTCCTTAGGGTAAATAGATTACATAATATAGTGTGGATAGAAACTAAGGAATTATTCATTAATAAAATTTATATAAATTCTAAAAAGTAAAAATTAGTAATAAAGAAAAAATTATTTGGGGATAATCTATATATAATATATAAAAATAGGAGGAAGGATAATATGAAAGTATTACATTGGATAGGTGCCATTGTAGTATTCTTTTGGATATTAGGACTTGTATTTAAAATAGGAGGTAAATTAATAAATGTATTATTAATAATAGCAGCAATAATATTTATTTATGATGTAATTACTGACAGGACAAGATGAAAAATGTATTATAAAATATATAATAATATTATTTATTACAAATATTTTCATCTACATTTTTTAACTGTAAGAAAGTAATATAAAGATTCTAAGAAAAATGATGGGGGGTGATAACTGTTACAATAAATCTATAAATATCTATAAAAATATATTGTTATTTTATATATTTAGTTGTATAATAATATTGAGGTGATAAGTATGAAATATTACTCAATAGGAGAATTTGCAACTAAAATAGGAAAAACAGTTCAAACTCTTAGAAACTGGGATAAAAATGAAACTTTAAAACCATCACACATAACTAATGGTGGAACAAGATATTATTCACAAGAACAACTTAATCACTTTTTGGGGTTAAAATCAGAAGTACAACTAAATAAAAAAACTATTGGATATTGCAGAGTTAGTTCTCATAAACAAAAAGACGACCTTGAAAGACAAATTGAAAATGTTAAAACATATATGTTGGCCAGAGGTTATCAATTTGAGATTGTAACAGATATAGGGAGTGGAATTAACTACAATAAAAAGGGATTAAATCAACTAATGGACATGATAACTAATTCAGAGGTTGATAAGGTAGTAATTTTATACAAAGATAGATTGATTAGATTTGGATTTGAACTTATAGAAAATCTATGTAATAAATATGGAACAACCATTGAAATTATAGATAATACTGAAAAATCAGAAGAACAAGAGTTAGTTGAAGATTTAATTCAGATAGTTACAGTTTTTAGTTGTAGACTTCAAGGCAAGAGAGCTAATAAAGCTAAGAAAATGATTAAGGAGTTAATTGAAGATGATACTTTCAAAGAAAGTTAGATTATATCCAACAGAAATTCAAGAACAAAAATTATGGCAATCAGTTGGAACTGCAAGGTTTATATATAATTGGACTTTAAATAAGCAACAAGAAAATTATAAAAATGGCGGTAAGTTTATTAAAGATAGTGATTTAAGAAAAGAAATTACTTTAATGAAGAAAACAGATGAATATAAATGGCTAAGTGAGGTATCAAATAATGTAGCAAAACAAGCTGTAAAAGATTGTTGTAATGCTTATAAAAGATTCTTTAAAGGTTTAGCAGATAAGCCACGTTTTAAAAGTAGAAAGAAATCTAAACTATCATTTTATAATGATAATGTTAAACTTAAAGTTAAAACTAAATTAGTTAATATCGAAAAAGTAGGTTGGATTAAAACAAAAGAGCAAATACCTATAAATGTTAAATATACTAATCCAAGAATAAGTTTTGACGGAAAGTATTGGTACTTATCAGTAGGTATAGAAAAAGAAAATCCAACAATAGGCTTAACTGACGAAAGTATTGGCATTGATGTGGGAATTAAAGACCTTGCAATATGTTCAAATGGAATGACTTTTAAAAATATCAACAAAAGTAAAGAAATTAAAAGGCTTAAAAAAGTATTAAAGAGGAAACAAAGAAAAGTTAGTCGTAAATATGATATGAATAAAATAATAAGAGGAGGTGAAAACCGTTGCCAATTCAAAAAGACTAACAATATTATAAAACTTGAAAAAGAGATTAGATTACTTCATAGAAGATTAAGGAATATAAGAAGTAATCATATTCACCAAGCAACGAATAAGATAGTGAAAACCAAACCATCAAGAGTTGTTATGGAAACACTTAATATAAAAGGTATGCTTAAAAATAAACATTTATCAAAGGCTATTTCAGAGCAATGTTTATATGATTTTAAAGTTAAAATGGAATATAAATGTAAGTTATATGGAATAGAATTTATTGAAGCAGATAAGTGGTATCCATCAAGTAAAACTTGTAGTTGTTGTGGAGCTATTAAGAAAGATTTAAAACTATCTCATAGAGTTTATAAATGTAATTGTGGACTTGTTATTGATAGAGATTTAAATGCAAGTATAAATCTTTCAAGATATAAATTAGCATAGTATCACTTAAAAAGATAATGCTAATATGTACCATTCGTTGTATGGGAATTTAAGCCCTTGGACTGTTATACAAACCAAAGTAGCCTCGGCAAAATGGAACAGGTGGAACAGGGAATTAAACAAGGTTTATAGATATTTATAGATTTTTGGCAACGGGAATTAGAATGACTAATAGAGAAACTAGAATACTTCTAAAACAAGAAGAGCTAAAGGAATTTTTAGAAAGTATGAAATATCAGTATGGGGATAACTATATGGAGTATGAAGAAGTAAAAGCCAGAGTTGAGTTTATGGAAAATGTAATAAAATTATTAAAAGAGGAAAGAATATAATATATGTATGTATAATATTTAATTAAAAAAGACTAATATTAAAGAAAAGCATTATTACATTAATAAATTATATACCTATATTGAATAATACATATGTTTATTGACAATAAAAGTTATATATGATACCATAAAGCTAATATAAGATATAAAAGGCTAATAGATATTAGTTTAGAGTATAGTATGAATTAAATAAAAACTAATGTGTGAAACTAATTGTATTATGGGCTTTAAAAATTGAAACTAATCCTCCTATGATTAGGTAAGTTTACTTTTAGTAAGTTTAGTAATATTTAAGATGGATTGTTAAAAGTGGTAAGCCAATATTCTTGTTTAATAAGTTAAAGGGTATATACTTAATTCAGTTAGAAGATTTAGTTTTTATTATTCTAAGTTTTACTATGACTTAATAAAATGCTTTTGTAATTAATATTATGTTACAAAAGTTATATTAACTAGCTTGTTCATCGATTTCTTATGGGGGATAATACTTCAATTATCTTAAAATAGAAATCTGTGTTCATATATTTTAAGGAAATTTTTTTATTTAGGAGGATTTTTTAATGAAAACAGGAATAGTTAAATGGTTTAACGCAGAAAAAGGATTTGGATTTATATCTGTAGAAGGAGAAGATGACGTATTCGTACATTTCTCAGCTATCCAAGGAGATGGATTCAAAACTTTAGAAGAAGGACAAAAAGTTGAATTCGAAGTAACTGAAGGTGCTAGAGGACCTCAAGCTGCTAACGTAGTTAAACTATAATTTGTATTTAAATAGATAGATTGTTTTAAATACGTTAAATTAAGTGGTATTCATATTTATGAATACCACTTTTATTTTGTTATTTTTGGATAATGAAATTCAGGAACGATGTTTATTATATCTTTTGAAAAACAATATCTTATATCATCTTTAAGACCTAATTCAGATAAAATCTTATAGTGTTTTGCTTTATTTACAAAAGATTCAACATCTTTGTTTTTTTCATATATATAGTGGGAGGTTATAGCTATATCAGTTAATTCAGCATTTATATTACTTAATATACAGTCAATTATATATCCACTACAGATAAAATCATCAATGGAAAAATGTCCATTGGTACCGGAATTTATAATAATTAAATCATTACCAAGTTCTATAACTTTTTTTGCTACAGCTTTAGCATTTATCATAGCTCCAATTAAAATATTTTTAGCACTAGTAGCTCCGTGAATAGCTCGTGTACCATTTGTAGTAGTCATAACTAAAGTTTTATTTGATACAACATCTTTTGTATAATCTAAAGGAGAATTAGAAAAATCAAAGTCTTTTATTTTTAGGGCATTTCTTTCTCCACCTAAAATATATTTGTTCCTATTGTCCTTTACTATCTTAAGAGCATCTTCTACTTCAAGAACTGGTATTACTTCATTGCATCCATTATTTATTGCAGTAACTATAACAGATGTGGCACGTAAAATATCTATAATTATAACTGTCTTACCTTTAACTTTTTCTTCCTTAATATCATTTGCAGAAATAATTACATCAATTTTCATAATTGCTACCTCCTTAATTTTATGTAAATAAAATTTTTTGTGTCGTTAAAAACTATATTTATTATAACCTATAATGTAATAAGGTGCTATGAAGTAAATATAATGAAAAATAATAAACTGAGGTGATAGTGTGAATAATCAATTTTTTATAAAAAACAGGAGAAATGTCAGTGATAAATTACAAGAAAATTCTATGTTAGTAATGTTTGCTGGAAAAGCTCCTTATAAATCTGCAGATGAAACATATCCATTTACTCCAAATAGAAATTTTTATTATTTAACAGGAATAGATAGAGAAAACATAATATTAATTATTACTAAAAGAAATGGAAGCGTTAATGAAATATTATTAATAGAAGAGGAAGATCCTATAATGGCAAAATGGGTTGGAGAGAAAATGAAAATTCATGAAGCTATTAATATATCAGGAGTTAATAATATAGATTATACTAAAAATTTTAAAGAGTTTATTGGAGAATTAATATCTAGATATGGATATGATACATTATATCTAGACCTTGAAAGACAAGAATGGGGAAAAGCGGATACTAATTCACAAATTTTTGCAAAAGAAGTAAAAGAAATGTATCCATACTTTTCTATTAAAAATATATATAATTATATTAGTGAACTTAGGACAGTAAAAACCAAAGAAGAAATTGAAAAAATAAGAAGAGCTATAGAAATTACTAAATGTGGAGTAGAGGCTATAATGAAAAATGCAAGACCTGGAATGATGGAATATGAGATAGAAGCATATTTTGATTATGTACTTACATCAAAGGGTGTAAAGGATAAAGCTTTTAAAACTATAGCAGCATCAGGAAAGAATGCCACTGTGCTTCACTATTCAAGTAATGATTGTAAATGCAAAAAAGATGATTTAATAATGTTTGATTTAGGAGCTCAATTCAAATACTATAATGGAGATATAACTAGAACCTTTCCGGTTAGTGGAAAATTTACAGAGAGACAAAAACAAATATATAATGTTGTATTAGAAGCAAATGAGAAAATAATAAAAGAGGCAAGACCTGGCATTCCATATTTAAAATTAGATGATATAGCAAAGAAAGTTTTAGCAGAAGGGTGTATGAAATTAGGCCTTATAAGTGGATACAGTGAAATATCTAAATACTATTTTCATAGCGTAAGTCATAATCTTGGACTTGATACTCATGATGTTGGAAATAGAGATGTGGTTCTTAAACCTGGAATGGTAATAACTAATGAACCAGGATTGTATATTCCAGAAGAAGGAATTGGAATTAGAATAGAGGATGATTTATTGATTACTGAAGATGGTTGTGAAAATCTTTCTAAAGATATAATAAAAACAATAGATGAAATTGAAAAGTTTATGGAATTAAATAAAGATTAGTTTAATATATTAAGCACCCTAAATATGTAAATATTTAGGGTGCTTCTAATTATAAATACTAACAACGATTTTATATAAAGGAATTTGAAAAAAAATATAGAATATTACTAAGTAATATAAAAATATGGAAGAATATAATATTTTAAGGCGGGTAATTTATATGAATGTAGATGTGAATATTACTAAAAATGACTATTGGAATTATAATAAATATTTAATAAAACATATGCCAAGGTTTACTCGTAGTTTTATATTAAATATGATTATGATGCCTATTACTATGTTAATTGTTATGATAATGATGAAAAAATCACTATTATATACAATAATAATGACTATTATTGTTGGGGCTGCTGCAGATATATTTCTTATATGTATAATAAAAAGACAGGTTGACAAAATAGCTAGTAAAAGAGATGATATATTAGGTAATCATAAGTTTGAATTATATAATAAAGGAATAAAAGAAATAAGTGATGTTAAAAATCAAATTCATGCTTGGAAAAGTATAAAAGATATTAAACAAGATCAAAACAATATATATATATTTTTAGGTGGACTAGAAGCAAATATAATTCCTAAAAGATCATTTGAAACTATTGAGGAATCAAAAGAGTTTTATGATAAATGTATTAAGTATTATAATGGGGTAAAAAAATAATACTTATAGGAATATATATAAACAAATAAGAATATATTTTTATAGAAGTTATGTATAATATTAGAAGATATTCCGTGAGAGTGTAAGATAAGGCATTCAATTAATATAATTTATATTGTAGCGAAATAATAAAATCTATATAATAATATACAAGCTCTAGGTATTAATGAGATTTTTATGTATTAAGTAAATTCCATATTTAATATAATAAAATATAAAATTGTTTAAAATTAATATAATGGAGAGTGACAAATATGAGAAATCAATTTTATGATAAGTTAAGTATTAATCCAATAATCGCAGCTGTTAAAGACTTAGATAAGTTGGATAGGGCTATAAAATCTCCATGTGAAGTTATTTTTTTGCTAAAGGGGAATATATGTAATATTAAGGAGCTTGTTGATAAGGTTAAGGCTGTTGGAAAAAGCATATATGTACACATTGATCTTATGGATGGGTTTGCTAGGGATAGATATGCCTTAACTCATATGAAAGAACGAGTAAATCCTGATGGGATAATTACTACTAAAACAAATTTAACAAAAATTGCTAAGGAGTTAGAGCTTTTTACAATACAAAGATTATTTATAATTGATAACTTATCTTTAGAAACAGGAATAAATTCAATAAATACTATGCGACCTAATGCTATGGAAATATTACCAGGTGTTATGCCTAAGATAATAAAACAAGTTAAAGAAGAAATTAAAGTTCCTGTAATTGCAGGTGGGTTAATAAAGGATAAAGAAGATGTTATCGAGAGTTTAAAAGCTGGAGCATTGGGGGTTTCAACTAGTAAGGAAGATATATGGAATCTGTAATTATTTTCAAATATTAGTCTATAATTTCAAATAAATATAAAACAAAAATTGAGTTGACAAAAATTGCTTAGATGTTATAATGAAAATATAAAAAATAATACGAAAAAGGCAGAGTGTAGAGAGCCGTAGTTTCAGGGTAGTATTATAGAATACTACTTGAAATTGGGGTTCTTTTTATTTTAGAGGAGGAGGTATAATATGTTTGACATTACAATTGTTGGTGCAGGGGTTGTTGGCTGCAGTATAGCGAGAGAGTTATCTAAATATGATTTAAAAGTATGTGTACTAGAAAAGGGATCAGATGTAGCAACAGGTACTTCAAAAGCTAATAGTGGTATAGTTCATGGTGGACATGATGCAACACCAGGTACTTTAAAAGCTAAATTAAATGTAAGAGGAAATGAAATGTTCGATAAATTAGTAGAAGAACTTGATTTTCCATTTAAAAGAAATGGTTCATTAGTACTATGCTTCGAAGAATCAGAAAAAGATGGTTTACAAGCATTACTTGAAAAAGGAAAGAAGAATGGTGTACAAAAACTTGAGATTATAGATAAGGAAAGAATATTAGAATTAGAACCTAATGTAAACGATGACGTAGTAGCAGCGTTATATGTACCAACAGGTGGTATTGTATGTCCTTACGAAATGACTATAGCTATGGCTGAAAACGCATACACTAATGGAGTAGAATTTAAATTTGAAACAGAAGTTAAGAATATAGTTAAAAAGGAAAACGGATTTACAGTTGAAACAAATAAAGGAAACATTGAAACTAACTTAGTAATAAATGCAGCGGGATTATTCTCAGATGAATTAAATAATATGGTTAGTGAAAATAAAATAGAGATAGTAGCAAGAAAAGGTGAATACTGCTTATTTGATAAAGCTGCAGGTTCAATGGCAACAAGAACTTTATTCCAACTACCAACTAAAATGGGTAAAGGTGTACTTGTAAGCCCAACTGTAGATGGAAACTTACTTATAGGACCAAATGCAGTAGATGTAAACGATAAAACTGATGTAGATACTACTCAAGAAGGAATAGATGATATCTTAGAAAGAGCTAAGAAAACATTTAAGCAAATTCCAATGAGACAAGTTATAACTTCATTCTCAGGACTTAGATCTCATGATACAGTAAATGATTTTATAATAGGAGAAGCAGAAGATGCTCCTGGCTTTATAAATGTAGCTGGTATAGAATCACCAGGACTTTCAAGTGCTCCAGCAATAGCTGAAATGGTTGAAGGTATAGTTGTAGAAAAGTTATCACCAGCTAAAAATGAAAAATTCAACCCAATAAGAAAAGGTATTCCTAAATTTAGAGAAATGAATAATGAAGAAAGAAAAGCTATTGTAGCTAAAGATCCAAGCTATGGAAAGATAGTATGTAGATGTGAAACAGTTACTGAAGGTGAAATAATCAACTCTATAAGAAGACCACTTGGAGCTAAAGATTTAGATGGAATTAAAAGAAGAACAAGAGCTGGTATGGGTAAATGTCAATCAGGATTCTGTTCTACAAAATTAGTTGCTATTTTAGCAAAAGAATTAAATATACCAGTAACTGAGGTAACTAAATTTGGTGGAAAATCTAATTTATTAATTGGAGAAGATAAAGAAATTTAATGTTGTACACTCATAGAACATATTTATAAAGTTTGGAGGATTGTAAAATGAGAGAACATGATATAGTAATTATAGGCGGTGGTCCTGCTGGTCTTGCAGCTGCTATAGGTGCAAGAGAAGAAGGAATACAAGATATTTTAATATTAGAAAGAGATAATTGTTTAGGTGGTATACTAAATCAATGTATTCATAATGGATTTGGGCTTCATACTTTTAAAGAAGAGCTTACTGGACCTGAATATGCGCAAAGATTTGCAGATAAGGTAAAAGAAATGAAAATACCATACAAACTAAATACTATGGTTATAGATATAAGTGACGATAAGGTTATAACAGCAGTTAATGAGGAAGATGGATTAGTAGAAATAAAGGCTAAGTCAATAATATTAGCTATGGGTTGTCGTGAAAGACCTAGAGGAGCAATAAATATACCAGGAAGTAGATGTGCAGGTATATATTCTGCAGGTGCTGCTCAAAAATTCGTAAATATTGATGGATTTATGCCAGGAAAAGAAGTTGTTATACTTGGTTCAGGAGATATCGGACTTATAATGGCAAGAAGAATGACTTTAGAAGGCGCTAAAGTTAAAGCTGTTGTAGAACTTATGCCATATTCAGGTGGACTTAAGAGAAATATAGTACAATGTTTAGATGATTTTGGAATACCTCTAAAATTAGCACATACTGTTACAAATATAAAAGGTAAAGATAGATTAGAAGGTATTAGTATAGCTAAAGTAGATGAAAACAGAAAACCTATAAAAGAAACTGAAGAATATATTCCTTGTGATACATTATTATTATCAGTAGGACTTGTTCCAGAAAATGAATTATCTACAAAAGCAGATGTTAATTTATCACCTGTTACTGGTGGACCATTAGTTAATGAAAGTCTTCAAACTAATATTGAAGGTGTATTTGCATGTGGAAATGTGCTACACGTACATGATTTAGTTGACTTTGTTACAGAAGAAAGTATTAATGCAGGAAAAAATGCTGCTAAATATTTAAATGGTAAGAAGTTTGGAAACAATGGAATTGAATTAGTTGCAACAGAAGGTGCAAGATATACAGTTCCAACTGTTATAGATCCTACAAATGTAGAAAAATTAGTAGATGTAAGATTTAGAGTTGGAGATGTATTTAAAGATAGTTATGTTTCTGTATACTTTGATGATGTTAGAGAAATGCACATAAAGAAAAGAATAATTGCTCCAGGAGAAATGGAAACAGTAAAACTTACAAAGGCTTTATTTGATAAACATCCTAATTGTAAGAAAATTACTGTTAAGGTGGAAGGAGAGTAGAATATCATGAGTGAAATGA
This region includes:
- a CDS encoding NAD(P)/FAD-dependent oxidoreductase, whose amino-acid sequence is MREHDIVIIGGGPAGLAAAIGAREEGIQDILILERDNCLGGILNQCIHNGFGLHTFKEELTGPEYAQRFADKVKEMKIPYKLNTMVIDISDDKVITAVNEEDGLVEIKAKSIILAMGCRERPRGAINIPGSRCAGIYSAGAAQKFVNIDGFMPGKEVVILGSGDIGLIMARRMTLEGAKVKAVVELMPYSGGLKRNIVQCLDDFGIPLKLAHTVTNIKGKDRLEGISIAKVDENRKPIKETEEYIPCDTLLLSVGLVPENELSTKADVNLSPVTGGPLVNESLQTNIEGVFACGNVLHVHDLVDFVTEESINAGKNAAKYLNGKKFGNNGIELVATEGARYTVPTVIDPTNVEKLVDVRFRVGDVFKDSYVSVYFDDVREMHIKKRIIAPGEMETVKLTKALFDKHPNCKKITVKVEGE